In Niallia sp. FSL W8-0635, one genomic interval encodes:
- a CDS encoding carbohydrate ABC transporter permease: MENKYTSKTFLMELFGIILGLLFLIPFYYVISNSLKSFSEILTNTSALPSSLQFENYINAFEKLNFLKVFSNSLIVTIASNIVLVVFCSMAAYMLVRTKKKISNIIFMAFVAAMIIPFQSIMIPLIKTASNLNLLNSIWGLVFMYLGFGSGMTIFLYHGFIKGIPVELEEAAIMDGCSRFGVFWRIVFPLLKPITVTIIILNSLWIWNDYLLPSLVLQNPELRTIPLATFFFFGQYTKQWDLALAALMIGIIPLLIFFFSMQKHIIQGITSGSIK; the protein is encoded by the coding sequence ATGGAGAATAAATATACGAGCAAAACCTTTCTGATGGAACTATTCGGTATTATACTAGGCTTGTTATTTTTGATTCCCTTTTATTATGTGATTTCCAATTCACTAAAGTCATTTTCTGAAATCTTGACTAATACATCTGCTTTGCCAAGCTCCCTTCAATTTGAAAATTATATTAATGCTTTTGAAAAGCTAAACTTTCTAAAGGTATTTAGTAATTCTCTTATTGTTACCATAGCAAGCAATATCGTCTTAGTCGTATTTTGCTCCATGGCAGCTTATATGTTAGTTCGAACAAAGAAAAAAATAAGCAATATTATCTTTATGGCATTTGTTGCTGCGATGATTATCCCGTTCCAATCTATTATGATACCACTTATTAAAACAGCCTCTAACTTGAACTTACTTAACAGTATTTGGGGACTAGTTTTCATGTATCTAGGTTTTGGATCGGGAATGACAATCTTCTTATACCATGGTTTTATTAAAGGGATTCCAGTGGAATTAGAAGAAGCTGCTATTATGGATGGGTGTTCCCGGTTCGGCGTATTTTGGAGAATTGTTTTTCCATTACTAAAACCAATTACAGTCACTATTATTATTTTAAATAGTCTATGGATATGGAACGACTACTTATTACCATCTTTAGTCTTACAAAATCCAGAATTACGGACCATTCCACTAGCTACTTTCTTCTTCTTTGGTCAGTACACAAAGCAATGGGATCTTGCATTAGCAGCACTTATGATAGGAATCATCCCGTTATTGATTTTCTTCTTTTCCATGCAAAAACACATTATACAAGGAATTACTAGCGGGTCTATTAAATAA
- a CDS encoding carbohydrate ABC transporter permease, giving the protein MNNQNQVEKIETPPIHQSNVSRKKSLSTKQKRNWKEVGLFSLFVGPVFIAFTIVILVPFFSGIYYSFTDWNGITGEMKWVGFENFQYIFTEDKQFLQSFKLTTMYTVVAIILTNTIGFGLALLVTQKLKSSNLLRTVFFMPNLLGGLLLGFIWQFIFIRGFASIGELTGIPLFELAWLGDQNTAFWGIVIVSVWQGAGYIMLIYIAALQNIPKELMEAAKIDGANRFQILRSIKIPLVAPAVTICLFLTTASSFKIFDANLSLTNGGPFKSTEMLALNIYTEAFVNNRYGIGEAKALIFFIVVAAISILQVTITKKKEVES; this is encoded by the coding sequence GTGAATAATCAAAATCAGGTAGAAAAAATAGAAACTCCCCCTATTCATCAGTCAAATGTAAGTAGAAAGAAATCACTCTCTACAAAACAGAAAAGAAACTGGAAGGAAGTTGGATTATTTTCTTTATTTGTAGGTCCAGTCTTTATCGCGTTTACAATCGTTATTCTTGTCCCATTTTTTTCTGGCATCTATTATTCCTTTACAGACTGGAACGGAATTACTGGGGAAATGAAGTGGGTAGGATTTGAAAACTTCCAGTATATATTCACAGAAGATAAACAGTTTCTACAATCTTTCAAACTAACCACTATGTATACCGTTGTAGCAATTATATTGACAAACACCATCGGCTTCGGTCTAGCTTTGCTCGTAACCCAAAAGCTAAAATCTAGTAATCTATTACGTACCGTATTCTTTATGCCTAATCTACTTGGCGGATTATTACTCGGTTTCATTTGGCAATTTATCTTTATTAGAGGCTTTGCTTCTATTGGAGAGCTCACAGGAATCCCGCTCTTTGAACTGGCTTGGCTTGGCGATCAAAATACTGCCTTTTGGGGAATCGTAATCGTCAGCGTATGGCAAGGTGCAGGATACATTATGCTTATTTATATTGCAGCTTTACAAAATATACCGAAGGAACTAATGGAAGCAGCAAAAATAGATGGAGCAAATCGCTTCCAGATTTTGCGGAGCATTAAAATCCCGTTAGTTGCTCCAGCTGTTACTATCTGTTTATTTTTAACAACTGCATCCTCTTTCAAAATATTTGATGCAAACCTTTCATTAACAAATGGCGGACCATTTAAATCCACAGAAATGTTAGCGCTTAACATTTATACTGAAGCCTTTGTAAATAATCGCTATGGAATCGGTGAAGCAAAAGCACTTATCTTCTTTATCGTCGTAGCAGCAATCTCCATTTTGCAAGTCACGATTACAAAGAAAAAAGAGGTGGAATCTTGA
- a CDS encoding sensor histidine kinase: protein MVFLFLATVLPFGTSIILTYFQTIHNINKESVTYNTELMKKGKDELTTYLEDIALLSTVLYRYTPFMNVLTQGVGENNKEHMEEVRRVLAYVYNSRSEMEQMHLYINKGRDSFTNYHSLISGRGKNDNIYLHPYYRRLEESETNYSLMEPPHTIYSYNGLSIIPNSEKTTVLSFHNKIRNVPSNDILGFMSIDINLSKIEGIVNRLYKDTESLSIINENGTIIYSSDKNGIGEKIQDKWFYEIQNNPQQNKIKWDRKDFAGVIFYEKITVQDNRLYMVKTIPYASLYKSAKETAFMNTMIAMVALIVVLIITMIISFKITAPIKILIEKMKKVEEGIFEADFEITGNDEIGMLGRRFKSMVLQINRLIDKEYKLQIENKSAQLKVLQSQINPHFLYNSFQSIGTLALKMKAVPVYSLLTSLSDMMRYSMDMREEIVPFSREVKHTKSYLRLQQQRFEEVLEIKMEISPNTEAVFVPKMILQPIIENCFKHGFNDRMEDAKISICSYRKKDQLVFIVQDNGRGIQKEKLQIIRQGLYRRETIKEGKDRESIGLKNIYDRLQLYYGEEANLVIDSVENKEFTVMICIPISLQEGVEGNEGTYRR from the coding sequence ATGGTTTTCTTATTTCTGGCAACGGTTCTTCCTTTTGGAACGAGTATTATTCTTACTTATTTTCAAACAATCCACAATATAAATAAGGAGTCTGTCACATATAATACGGAGTTAATGAAGAAGGGGAAGGATGAGCTTACAACTTATCTGGAGGATATAGCTTTATTATCTACAGTATTATATCGGTATACACCGTTTATGAATGTATTAACACAGGGAGTTGGAGAGAATAACAAAGAGCATATGGAAGAGGTACGCCGTGTATTAGCATACGTATACAATTCCCGTTCTGAAATGGAACAAATGCATTTATACATCAATAAGGGAAGAGATTCTTTTACAAACTATCACTCTCTAATAAGTGGAAGAGGTAAAAATGATAATATTTATCTTCATCCATATTATAGAAGATTAGAGGAAAGCGAGACGAATTATTCTCTAATGGAGCCACCGCATACGATCTATAGCTATAACGGATTATCTATTATTCCTAACTCAGAGAAAACAACTGTACTATCCTTTCATAATAAAATTAGAAATGTACCATCAAACGATATATTAGGCTTTATGTCAATCGATATAAATCTCTCCAAAATAGAAGGAATAGTGAATAGGCTCTACAAAGATACAGAAAGTCTTTCGATAATCAATGAAAATGGAACGATAATCTACTCCTCTGATAAAAATGGAATAGGGGAAAAAATCCAGGATAAATGGTTTTATGAAATACAAAATAATCCACAGCAAAATAAAATAAAATGGGACCGGAAAGATTTTGCCGGGGTAATTTTCTATGAGAAGATTACTGTTCAAGATAATCGTTTGTATATGGTGAAAACGATTCCTTATGCTAGTCTATACAAAAGTGCAAAGGAAACAGCATTTATGAATACGATGATTGCCATGGTTGCTTTAATTGTTGTATTAATCATAACGATGATTATTTCTTTTAAAATTACAGCTCCTATTAAAATTTTAATCGAAAAGATGAAAAAGGTGGAAGAAGGTATCTTTGAAGCGGATTTTGAGATTACAGGAAATGATGAGATAGGTATGCTTGGTAGGCGTTTTAAATCAATGGTTTTACAAATAAATAGATTAATTGATAAGGAATATAAATTACAGATTGAAAATAAATCAGCCCAATTGAAAGTATTACAATCACAGATAAATCCCCATTTTTTATATAATAGCTTTCAGTCAATTGGTACACTTGCTCTAAAAATGAAGGCAGTTCCTGTCTATTCTTTACTGACTTCCTTATCTGATATGATGCGATACAGTATGGATATGCGAGAAGAAATTGTACCATTCTCTAGAGAAGTAAAACACACTAAATCATATCTTAGACTGCAGCAACAAAGATTTGAGGAAGTGTTGGAAATAAAGATGGAAATTTCACCAAATACGGAAGCGGTATTTGTACCAAAAATGATTCTCCAACCAATTATTGAAAACTGCTTTAAGCATGGATTTAACGATAGGATGGAGGATGCAAAGATATCCATCTGTTCTTATAGAAAGAAGGATCAATTGGTTTTTATTGTTCAGGATAATGGAAGGGGTATACAGAAAGAAAAATTGCAGATTATCCGCCAAGGATTATATCGAAGAGAAACGATAAAGGAGGGAAAAGACCGAGAATCAATTGGTTTAAAGAATATTTACGATCGTTTACAGCTTTATTATGGGGAAGAAGCCAACTTGGTAATTGATAGTGTGGAGAACAAGGAATTTACTGTTATGATTTGTATTCCAATATCTTTACAAGAGGGAGTGGAAGGAAATGAAGGCACTTATCGTAGATGA
- a CDS encoding response regulator, translating into MKALIVDDEKHVREGIKLLANWEGNGITEIYEASNGEDAIQMIQSLHPEIIFSDMKMPKVDGTQLLQWMDVHYTAGKTIVVTGYDDYHYMRKAMHYGSSDYLLKPINPEMLNDTLVRVVKEWKQEEKERKNKLSKNQLINKMKPAYRDQKLTHIINNDLVDKKVWEEFHLEKAQIYTIGLLQVSNIAIEQFNGDKNLTLFTLLNIINDELSKDSNGIAFHYVTSKGEIILLLKSRREESTYIIKKIHTTIQKLIGLSCTIAVGKEVDSVTQLNLSYQHAKSIMMNRNVLRNHKEKIIMENGEKEFKSLMAYTSSIKLAIQTGELEPFRSLIGQIQKDIISKQQLSFRQLLHFENEYQMISSRWHKEFNLPFSMPTNLEERIYPFIDKEDIFQLEAYKDRKKREIALFLRRIKRQNTRKSRNVIHEIEKYVTANYHREIKLQEISEHFYISREYISRKFKQEYQINISEYLVAIRIKKAQELLRSSNLKVYDIANMIGYQDDKYFRKVFKKIVGVSPNEFREMKIERE; encoded by the coding sequence ATGAAGGCACTTATCGTAGATGATGAAAAGCATGTTCGAGAAGGAATTAAGCTTCTTGCCAACTGGGAAGGAAATGGGATTACGGAAATTTATGAAGCTAGTAATGGAGAAGATGCGATTCAAATGATTCAATCTTTACATCCTGAAATTATTTTTTCTGATATGAAAATGCCAAAAGTAGATGGAACGCAGCTTTTGCAATGGATGGATGTGCATTATACAGCGGGAAAAACGATTGTAGTTACTGGGTATGATGATTATCATTATATGAGAAAAGCGATGCATTATGGAAGCTCTGATTATTTGCTGAAGCCAATTAATCCTGAAATGCTCAATGATACATTAGTGAGGGTAGTGAAGGAATGGAAACAAGAGGAGAAGGAAAGGAAAAATAAACTAAGTAAAAACCAGCTCATTAATAAAATGAAGCCAGCTTACCGAGATCAAAAATTAACGCACATTATAAACAATGATTTAGTAGATAAAAAGGTGTGGGAAGAATTTCATTTAGAGAAGGCACAAATATATACAATTGGACTCTTACAAGTGAGCAACATAGCCATTGAACAATTCAATGGGGATAAGAACCTTACCCTTTTTACTTTATTAAATATAATAAATGACGAGCTTAGCAAAGATAGTAATGGAATTGCCTTTCATTATGTTACAAGTAAAGGCGAAATCATACTTCTTTTAAAAAGTAGAAGAGAAGAATCGACTTATATCATTAAAAAGATACATACTACTATACAAAAGCTAATAGGATTGAGCTGTACAATTGCAGTCGGTAAAGAAGTAGACTCTGTTACACAATTGAATCTTTCGTATCAACACGCTAAGTCTATTATGATGAATAGGAATGTTTTGAGAAATCACAAAGAAAAAATTATTATGGAAAACGGCGAAAAAGAATTTAAAAGCTTAATGGCTTATACTAGTTCTATTAAACTTGCCATTCAAACAGGTGAATTAGAACCATTTCGTTCGCTTATTGGACAAATTCAAAAAGATATAATCAGTAAACAGCAATTATCCTTCAGGCAGCTTTTGCATTTTGAAAATGAATATCAAATGATAAGTTCTAGATGGCATAAGGAGTTTAACCTACCATTTAGCATGCCGACCAATTTAGAGGAACGGATATATCCATTTATTGATAAAGAGGATATATTTCAGTTAGAAGCATACAAAGACAGGAAGAAAAGAGAGATTGCTTTATTTCTTAGAAGAATCAAAAGGCAGAATACAAGAAAGTCTAGAAATGTAATTCATGAAATTGAAAAGTATGTAACAGCTAACTATCATCGAGAGATTAAACTTCAGGAAATATCGGAGCATTTCTACATAAGCAGAGAATATATATCGAGGAAATTCAAACAAGAATATCAAATAAATATTTCGGAGTATTTAGTAGCTATACGAATAAAAAAAGCACAAGAATTACTAAGAAGTAGTAATCTTAAAGTATATGATATTGCCAATATGATTGGTTATCAAGACGATAAATATTTTCGCAAAGTATTTAAAAAAATAGTAGGCGTTTCACCAAATGAATTTCGTGAAATGAAAATAGAAAGGGAGTGA
- a CDS encoding class I SAM-dependent methyltransferase, with product MCTLNYDKLLHIKTEEIQLGFNKSYHYHRYEPTPYEHLEQLFQEFPLHETDHVVDFGCGKGRLNFFIHYLFQSSVTGIEMNEEFYQDALVNLEQYTKRRKRQKEKIHFYLGTAEAYSIKKEENYFYFFNPFSIQIFQKIIRNIMYSLEKDNREVKLILYFPSDEYRFFMDDHPSFSKVGEVQVGKNREKDQFIIYKSVY from the coding sequence GTGTGTACATTGAACTACGATAAATTACTACATATTAAAACCGAAGAAATTCAATTAGGATTCAATAAGTCATACCATTATCATCGGTATGAACCAACTCCATATGAGCATCTAGAACAGCTGTTTCAAGAATTTCCTCTTCATGAGACAGACCATGTAGTTGATTTTGGATGTGGTAAAGGACGATTAAACTTTTTCATTCATTATTTATTTCAGTCTTCAGTAACTGGAATTGAAATGAATGAAGAATTCTATCAGGATGCATTAGTTAATTTAGAACAATACACGAAACGAAGGAAGCGACAGAAAGAAAAGATACATTTTTATCTTGGGACAGCAGAAGCTTATTCGATTAAAAAAGAAGAAAATTACTTCTATTTTTTTAACCCTTTTTCCATTCAAATCTTTCAAAAGATTATCCGTAATATTATGTATTCTTTGGAGAAGGATAATCGTGAAGTGAAGCTTATCCTATATTTCCCTTCCGATGAATACCGATTTTTTATGGATGATCATCCCTCTTTTTCAAAAGTAGGAGAAGTACAAGTAGGAAAAAATAGGGAGAAGGACCAATTCATTATTTATAAATCTGTTTATTAA
- a CDS encoding putative bifunctional diguanylate cyclase/phosphodiesterase has protein sequence MPSVDQVTYLHVEYSVPIIVLSVFIACLASYTSLSMNERIVYNSFFHRYIWLGLASITMGFGIWSMHFIGMSAAMLPVDMSFNVPLTILSVVPAILATFVAFSLSSTANNSSKLIVFAGIFMGLGISSMHYIGMRAMISEANYAYHFGYFILSVLIAIIASFISLFIFLKLQRYMSNFIVKSITSLLMGVTISSMHYTGMFAIRYYVDEEMELVHAHAHHVSIKAIILGVTIGIFIVLLFSILSGLLDRYVEYRLNYFDALTKRPNRRQFERLIESSTYNSGLAILHIHDLNKWNGKYGYYFGDKIICYIEELCAKLIPHNVKFFRLEGNRFAFFSMSNEDLEKLIIELNHLTTILSSPVTIDDQTIKVETAIALAVNEKKMTSKQLYENAVAVLTHYSIRFDNEIITYDSEKHKQTFANHLVNEIEDALLEKHLYLVYQPKVFLKSRRVAGLEALLRWNHPLYGELSPSVFIPILEASDKMFDVTDWIIEEVSKQIAIWQQEDRNLPVAINIPGSYVTSPRLMGSLINNVEKYKISPLLIELEITETSAVDNIEGAIQSVQAFRNVGFTVTLDDFGTGVSSLSYLKRIPVNTLKIDKSFIDGVPESQKDGEIIKAIIALGSSLHLSIVIEGVEREEQVEYLSSINELPIIQGYYYAKPMNIYVLEEWLYKFQNGEIVIKH, from the coding sequence TTGCCTAGCGTTGATCAAGTAACTTATTTACATGTTGAATATTCGGTACCTATTATTGTGTTATCAGTCTTTATTGCATGTTTAGCTTCGTATACGTCCCTTTCCATGAATGAACGTATCGTTTATAATAGTTTTTTCCATCGATACATATGGTTAGGGTTAGCGTCCATTACAATGGGATTCGGAATTTGGTCTATGCATTTTATTGGGATGAGTGCAGCGATGCTCCCAGTAGACATGAGCTTCAATGTTCCATTAACAATTCTTTCGGTAGTACCAGCTATCTTAGCTACATTTGTAGCTTTCAGCCTATCAAGTACGGCCAATAATTCTAGTAAGTTGATAGTATTTGCTGGGATATTTATGGGACTTGGAATAAGTAGTATGCACTATATTGGAATGAGGGCAATGATTTCAGAGGCAAATTATGCTTATCATTTCGGTTATTTTATTTTATCCGTTTTAATCGCTATTATAGCTTCCTTTATATCTCTGTTTATTTTCTTGAAGCTCCAACGATATATGAGTAACTTTATTGTGAAAAGTATAACCTCATTATTGATGGGGGTTACGATATCTAGTATGCACTATACAGGAATGTTTGCTATCCGCTACTATGTGGATGAGGAAATGGAGCTTGTTCATGCACATGCACACCATGTTAGCATAAAAGCAATAATTCTAGGTGTCACAATCGGTATCTTTATTGTTTTATTATTTTCTATTTTGTCTGGCCTATTGGATCGCTATGTAGAGTATCGTTTAAATTATTTTGACGCATTAACGAAGCGTCCAAACCGAAGACAGTTCGAAAGGTTGATTGAATCATCTACCTATAATAGTGGTCTGGCAATACTTCATATTCATGATTTAAATAAATGGAATGGTAAGTACGGTTATTACTTTGGAGATAAAATTATTTGTTATATTGAAGAATTATGTGCAAAGTTAATACCCCACAATGTGAAATTTTTCCGATTAGAAGGAAATCGATTTGCATTCTTTAGTATGAGTAATGAGGACTTGGAAAAATTAATTATAGAATTGAATCATTTAACAACTATTTTATCAAGTCCGGTGACCATTGATGATCAAACCATCAAAGTAGAGACAGCTATCGCGTTAGCTGTTAATGAGAAAAAAATGACTTCCAAGCAGTTATATGAAAATGCTGTCGCTGTTTTAACTCATTATTCTATTCGCTTTGATAATGAAATTATAACGTATGATTCAGAGAAACATAAACAAACATTTGCTAATCATCTTGTAAATGAGATAGAGGATGCACTTTTAGAAAAGCATTTATACTTAGTTTATCAGCCTAAAGTATTTCTTAAGTCAAGAAGAGTAGCAGGTTTAGAAGCTTTGTTAAGATGGAATCACCCTTTATATGGAGAGTTGTCACCAAGTGTGTTTATCCCCATTTTAGAAGCATCTGATAAAATGTTTGATGTCACAGACTGGATTATTGAAGAGGTGTCCAAGCAGATAGCTATATGGCAGCAGGAAGATAGAAATCTACCTGTAGCTATCAATATCCCTGGTTCCTATGTGACTTCACCAAGACTTATGGGAAGCTTAATAAACAATGTAGAGAAATACAAGATAAGCCCTCTATTAATAGAGCTAGAAATTACGGAAACAAGTGCAGTTGATAATATTGAAGGTGCGATTCAATCGGTTCAGGCTTTCAGAAATGTTGGCTTTACTGTTACACTCGATGATTTTGGAACAGGGGTTTCTTCCTTGTCTTATTTGAAAAGAATTCCAGTTAACACCTTGAAAATAGATAAATCCTTTATTGATGGTGTTCCGGAATCACAAAAAGATGGAGAAATTATTAA